aaataaagccaaaggctactacaacatttgacaccaagccttcaaagaataataagcttgttaagcaaaataagaaaagaaaagttagcaagggagcaagtaaagagtaaaccttataacagcaagcttagtaagcctttgaggaaaagcgtatattatgtaacagcaaccaataactgagttatcattgtctgcataaaaactccatgaacCAAGTTCtactatatgcctaataaggatatgtatgcttttcttttttcatttcatttcctcttaattttgatgcttgcttggggacaagcaagatttaagtttggtgttgtgatgacaagtcatcatatacccatttttcaagctaatttcacttgtttcactagtttttatgcactttcttgcaccataagtaagcaatttagagtggaattgcatgttttatttgaatcaatcaaccaccacttaattgatgctaaatcatgaggtttaagctaaatttaatagaattttaattaatttataaaccttgtgaatttagtgatactttgattggttgttttgattatttgaaggtgaagaaaagaagaaaagagtgaagcgtggcttaagaaagcgtggcctaaggaagaaAAGAGTGTAGCGCATGAAAGGAAGGAAGCCAcactgccctcctcaagagcacactgccctccaagggagcacaacaatgaaccaagcaCTCAAGGCCTCAATGCCCTGCCCTCCTTGAGGGAGGAGCACAATTCTAGGCCAAGAAATAAGGGGAGgaaaaattctgccctgcccccctcaagagcaatatcgggctctcaccaaaataaatcaaaggaaattgtctccaagtgccacccatgggtttcgaacccaataacaagaaggaaagaagtagcgctcaaatacaaggaaaacaagcaaaaattggtttgttttcaaCCTCCAAGGATCGAACATAGCACCTTGAGGAAGCAAAGAACTAGGcgctactttggtgccaagaaacctAAGGAAGAAATGCAACAAAAGCCATCCagcaagtttcgaacttgggacctcacccaagaacaaggaaagcCTGCACTTCCCTgtccttgtggagggcagggcagcatttcttggtgcatggcGCACATCCTTTGCACGGCCAGCAGCAAGCACGCACGGGCAGGGAGGCAAGGCGCACcatggcaacattgccctgccctccacaagggcagggcagcatcctgatgcctATCCCACACTTGGTACGCAACATACTTCATCACAcaatttccctgctctgccctccacatgggcagggcagcctcctgggagcaagaTGGGCTGAATTTCACTCAAAAATCtaacttaattcatttcttcaccaaatcaaaaagcccactcaaaattcttagatccaaaatagaaagtgtataaataggtgttAGTTAGGATTAGAGAAAaggtcttcttctttttttaagagcttatttcattttgaattttcatccTTAGTCACTGGAGAGCACATtccattttttttgttattctgCAAACTTGTCTTGAGAATTGGAGGAGGGAAttcacttcttcttcctctgatcattttgttttctttgttgggttttgtttgagtcttgaatGTGAAGAATTAGGgaacttctgtctcaatctccatttaagatctctttgattttcctactgtataattaagttgaatttaattccctttactgctacaatctttaatttctctttaattgctttgtgaacttggatctaggaaggcaattgagatctagaatctgctatctagtctctggagtcctgagatatAATCTTCTTTTTGGTTCTTTTGCTGAACCACTGCTGAAATCACATTTTCCATTTCTGTATGAATTCTAGTTACTTTCAATTCATCTTTTGCTTTgttaattgctgcaatttaatttcccttgcttaaattctgaattcccagtccttaaatcccttttccattcaagcaatttatatttcttgcactataagttaccacaatttacatttcttacactttaagtttcagtcatttaatttcttgttctttaagattcagcacctttactttcaattctctttaatttctgcaattcatccctctccctttacatttcctgctatttacttactgttggatacaaaatcactcaaccaatacttgattcgcttgactaaatcaatcactaaactaaaattgctcaatccttcaatccctgtgggatcgaccttactcccgtgagttttattacttgatgcgacccggtacacttgccggtgagttttgtgttggatcgttttccacacatcagccATCACCTTAGCAATTTCATAAGCAGGATGTATCTCACAGATGCCTCAGATACCATTCGATGTAAAGCTTTCCCAACTACTCTGACCAAGATGGCAATAAAGTGGTTTGACAGTCTGCCGTCAAGATCAATAGCAAGCTTTGATGACCTTGCCAAAAAGTTCCTAGCTAGATTCTCCATCCACAAAGAAAAAGCTAAGCACGCCCCTAGCCTATTAGGGAttaagcaaggagatcgggagagcctccgcaattacatggaaagattcaacaaggcGTGTCTAGACATACAAAGTCTGTCAacagaagcagccatcatgggtctCATCAATGGTCTATGAGAAGGACCCTTTAGCAACTCCATATCAAAAAAGCATCCAACAACTCTGAACGaggtacaagaacgggcagagaagtatatcaacatggaggagaactctCGATTGGGAGAAAATTCAAAATCCGAATTCTCTTACCCTCCTCGGGACAAAGacaaagagtccaagaaaaaagaagaccaGCCTActgaaaaacctagaaaatacCACAACTACACTCAACTAAGAATGTCCCTTGTGGATGTGTACAGGGAGATATGCAACAcggagaagatcccaccacctcgcaCAATCAAACACAAAAGAGGAGGGGAAAATCAGATAGAGTACTGTGAATACTGATAAATCCCAATTTgtagtttatcttgtgcttatttcgggggattttatcacattttcccacatttattcaatgaaatagcatggttttgtaattctccttgaatttgtgcttaagtgtaaaaacatgctttttaggcccttgaACTGGTGATTTTGATTCAccttaattccattcgatgtcttgatatatttgttaagtgatttcaggtttagaaTGCAAAGATTAGATTAaaggaatgaaggaaaagcatgcaaagtgggagaactcatgaagaaatgaaggaatcgtaaaagttgtcaaccctgacctcttcgcactcaatcaatcataacttgagctacaaagatccaaatgaggcggttctagttgcgttgaaaagctaacatccgaggcttcaaaatgatataaaatttgttatATTTGCTTAGCGCCTAAGGACACGTACACGCGCATGACTCCTCCACGTCGGTTGCTGCATATGACCCATTAAAAGCAACTCGTGGCCAGTGATTTCTGAAgaattttgggcccaatccaactcatttctgatgctatttcaTGTAAAATTCAAGCTTGGGCAAATGGGGAGCAATTGTTTGGAGTTTTTGCATCATGTAgcttagtttctagagagagaatctccctcttctctctagaattaggttaggtttaggttaaattctcttagatctagattGAATTTCTTGTTCTCATCTTGTTTCTTCTACAATTTCTTGTTCTACTACTCTAATTCTCTtggttctcttgttaattttacttttatgcctCTTTTATGTTCATGAATGCTCATATTGGATTTGGATCTCCTTTAATgaaatttgatgtttgatggtcatttaattgttgatttgagttgttattattgtctctttgcaattggtagttggtagattttattattcttgcacTTTTATTATACTTTCTTcctatgccttccaagtgtttgacaaaatacttggtaggatgttagagtagattttgagcattcttggcttagaaagagtaattaggcaatcttgagtcatgaaaaTCCAACctatgttggtgatctagagttgctagctaatattgtttccattgatACTAATCTTTTGCCTATTCAATTAGTAAGTTGGTTAGGACTTTTGGAATGAGATTAACTAGTCTTATTAGACTTTCTCTGAGTGTGAGGATAACATGATACCTTCCTCCATCGTCGGGGATGAcgtaataagataaattcttgtttattaTTGTGATATGATTGACTAGTCTTGTTTGACGTTCTCCCTATGTAAAGATAACATGATACCTTCTTCCATTTGTTGGAGTTGACTAAATAGGATGAATTAATCATTatatgactaggatagaaagcctatattctcaacccttgccatgaatgtctctctttattaattgctttctttaaaTTGCTtacttgatttacttttcttgccatatACTTTATTGCCCTTATCAATCAAACCGCCATAGtacttcatagccaataattgaccacttcattgcaatttctagtgagacaactcgaagtctaaatactttggttaattttcattggggtttgtacatgtgacaaaaccatattttaatttgatgcGAGAGTTTACTATCGATTTGGACTATACTAACAACGGAATATTTTGTGGAATTCTGAACCGGTATAAATTCTTGCTATCAAATACCACCGAATCTACGGACACTCTACCAACGAGTGCTTCGACCTAAAGATTGTCATCGAGAAATTGGCAAGAGAAAGGCGACTAGATCGGTACCTAGCCAATAAAGCAGaggaaccaagaaaaagaagaagagatgaagaggTCGGATGAGTTGAACGCCCACCTCACAACCCCGAGAGACATGTTCATATGATAAATGGAGGATTCGTAGGAGGAGggatctctaaatcatctcgcaaaagacaccttAAAGAGGTATATCATGTCGGAGAAGGGGGTAGGTCACCCAACCTCCCCACTAGTACCTTTACCCAAGAGGACGCAACAGGCATCATTCTGgggcatgacgatcccatggtcatcaccaTCATACTGGCCAATGCTAATCTCCACCAAACATTGGTAGACCAAAGGAGCTCCGCAAACATCTTGTTCAAAGCcgcattcgacaagctcggtCTACAAGAGAAAGAGCTCAGAGCGTACCCAAATAGCTTGTTCGGACTAGGGGACACCCCAATTCAACCACTAGGATACATCTCTCTGCATACAAGTTTTGGAAAAGGAACCCGATCAAGGACACTAAGCatagactacattgtagtcgacgtgaGCTCAGCTTATAATGCCCTTATAGGTCAGACAACATTGAACCAGCTCGCCGCGGTAGTCcactccacatctatgcatgaaattcccaacacCAGAAGGGATTGCCACAGTAAAAAGAGATCAAAAGTTCGCGTgacgctgttacaacgaaagtctgaacCTTAAAGGAAACCACAGCGGGAAAAAAATCAACACCATTGAACTAGGGGGAGTTCGAGCTCGCGAAGAACTTCATCCACAACCCAAAAGTGAGATCAAATAAGTCCAGATCGGGGATACTCGGGATAAAACAAAAACATAGGGGCAACCTTGAAAGGAGACTTAAAGGAGCCACTGATACAATTCCTAAAGGAGCAGACATGCCCGGCATAGATCTCGAGCTAATATGCCATAAGCTGGCAGTATACCTCGGATCACGGCCCATGCAACAAAAATGCTGAAAGCTCGGACCAGAaagatcccaagctgtggaagaggcaaggttcataagggaagtcaaatacccaTCATGACTAGCCAACGCTGTCTTGGTGAAGAAGTCAAATGGCAAGTGGAGAATGTGTACTGACTACACCGACCTTAATAAGGCCTACCCAAAAGATCCCTACCCGCTCCCTAACATAGATACTCTAGTGGATGCCTCTTCTGGATATAAGTACCTCTCCTTCATGCATGCCTActcaggatacaaccaaatcccaatgtacccaccTGATCAAGAGAAGACCTCATTCCTAACCCTAAAGGCAAACTATTGCTATATAGTTATGCCCTTTGGACTCAAGAATGCAGGAGCTACCTACCAAAGACTGATGAATAAAGTCTTTGCTGACAATATCGGGAAACTCATAGAGGTTTACGTAGATGATATGCTGGTAAAAACACAAAGTGAGGAGTCATTGTTGTTCGACCTCACCaaagtgttcgacaccataagaaagcatggtATGCGGCTTAATCCCGCAAAGTGCACCTTTGCGGTAGAGGCTGgaaaattcttgggcttcatgctaatataaagaggaatcgaggcgaACCCGGATAAATGCCGGGCTGTACTCAACATGTAAAGCCCGAGctgcgtcaaagaggtacaacaactcaatggaaGACTTGCAGCCCTTTCCAAGTTTCTAGCCGAACCAgccataagatctctccccttttACGCGACATAAAGGAAGGGAAAAATGTTTGAATGGATAGCAGAGTGCGAGCAAGCGTTCCAAGATTTGAAAAAATTCTTGGGGCAGCCACCCATCCTTACCCGACCATGGGAAGGAGAAacactcatattatacctcacagtgggaagtcgggcaatagcctcagcactagtcagagaagacgaaagtgggcaacaacccatttacttcatcagcaaagctctacaaggggccgaactaaactatcaaaataTAGAAAAGTTTGCTTACGCCCTCATATTCACTTCTCGACGACTCTGCCCATACTTCTAAGCTCACACTATCAAGGTTCGGACtgaccagcccataaaaggcatcctgcagaaaacagacttagttggaagaatcctacagtgggcagTCGAGTTATCCGAATTCGATCTTCAATATGAAGCCCGGATGGCCATCAAATTACAGTATCTGGCTGACTTCATTGCcgagtacactgacaccccggTAGCCCCCAcaaaatggaatctctacgtgGACGGTTCTTCAAACAAAACCGGGAGTGGCGCAGGTGTAATTATAGAAAGTgatcagggaacccaaatcCAGCTCTCACTAAAGTTTGAATTCCCTGCTTCAAATAATCAACctgaatatgaggcactactagctggtttgaggctggctagggaggtaggagttcaaaagcttatcatcttcagcgatTTACAAGTAGTTACCTCTCAAATAGAGGGGAGCTACCAAGCTAAGGATCCCACCATGAAGAAATATCTGGACAAAACAAGAGAACAGCTCAGATTACTCGGGAAATATGAGGTCCAACATATACCTCGAAAACAGAATacccgagctgatgcactttcaaaactagccagaaccaaaccagggggcaacaatagaagcctcatccaagagaCGTTACAAAGTCCATCGATCTTGGAGGAAGAAAAGGTCTTAGTCATAGCAGGTCAggaccaaggatggatgactcccacaATCAACTACCTCAAGTCAGAGATACTTCCCACAGATAAAAAAGAGGCAAAAAGGCTAATACGagaggcacaatactacaccatAGTGGGCGACATCTTATATAGGAGAGGGATCTCAACACCCCTCCTAAAATGTGTGCCGACCTCCAATACTAGGGAAGtcttagaagaagtacacagtggtaTGTGTGGCAACCACATGGGGGCGCGAGCTCTTTCTAAAAAGGTACTCCGAGCTGGTTTCTTCTGGCCAACCTTGCAAAAAGAAGCGATAGAGTTTGcccaccatgtcagaagcatgctAACTTCCACATCGCTCCACCAGAAGAACTTATCAGTGTAACATCACCATGGCCGTTCGCAAAGTGGGGGCTCGACATCCTCAAACCCTTCCCCCAAGGgtcgggacaagtcaagttcctcattgtaggggtagactatttcacaaaatggattgaggcagagccctTAGCTAATGGCACcactcaaagaagtcggaaatttCTATACAGAAACATTATTACAAGATTCGGGGTcccttactccatcaccacagataatggcaCTCAGTTCATCGACACAGGTTTCAGGAACTTAGTAGCTGACCTGAAAATACACCACCAGTTCACATCTGTAGAACACCCACAGGCCAACGGACAGGCAGAAGCcaccaacaaagtcatattagcTGGGTTAAAAAAAAGACTACAGGACGCgaaaggagcttgggctgaagagctcccacaagtcctatgggcatatcagACAACTCCGCACTCCACCACAGGAgaatcacccttccgacttG
Above is a genomic segment from Arachis stenosperma cultivar V10309 chromosome 1, arast.V10309.gnm1.PFL2, whole genome shotgun sequence containing:
- the LOC130976929 gene encoding uncharacterized protein LOC130976929, whose translation is MAIKLQYLADFIAEYTDTPVAPTKWNLYVDGSSNKTGSGAGVIIESDQGTQIQLSLKFEFPASNNQPEYEALLAEPLANGTTQRSRKFLYRNIITRFGVPYSITTDNGTQFIDTGFRNLVADLKIHHQFTSVEHPQANGQAEATNKVILAGLKKRLQDAKGAWAEELPQVLWAYQTTPHSTTGESPFRLAYRMEAMIPVEIEEGSPRMILYNEEANSQIQREELDLLLEA